GGCAGATGGGGTTATTCCCTCTAACGAAGGCAGGGGCTATGTGCTCAGGCGCATTCTTCGACGGGCGGTAAGATACTCCCAAAAGCTGACAACCGAAAAATCTCTCATCGTGCCTTTAGCGCAGTTATTGATTGATCAAATGAGTGTGGCTTATCCCGAGCTTGCGAAGCGAAAAGAAACTATACTTAAAACACTCGAGAGCGAAGAAGAGAGATTTTTGTCAACGCTTCATCAAGGAACTGAAATTCTTGAAAGGAAGATATCTGATCTCAAAAATAAAGGCCGGGGCTCGCTTGATGGAGCTACAGCATTTCAACTTTATGACACTTTTGGATTTCCGATCGATTTAACGGCGCTCATGCTCAAAGAAAAGGGTATGGGTCTAAATGAAGACGAGTTTAACAAAGTTTTCGAAGAAAACAGAAAGAAGAGCCAAAAATCTTGGAAGGGCGCCGCTCTCAGCGATAATAAGTTAGCAATTGCTCAGTGGGCGTCTAGTTTTTCGAAAACACAATTTTTAGGATACCAATCACTCGACGCAGAAGGCGAGATTCTGGGACTTTTTTCTCAGGGCTCTTCCGATGAGGTGGCACCATCTGCCGGAGAGTCAGTTTTTGTGATTTTTGACAAAACCCCTTTTTATGCAGAAGGCGGCGGCCAAATTGGCGACACGGGGTATCTGCTAAAAGACAAAAAGATTGTCGCCGAAATTATCGATTGCCAAAAATTCGATGACCGCTTTGTCCATGAGGTTTCTCATCTCAAAACGACTCTCAAAAAAAATGAAGCCTATGAACTGCAAGTTAAAAATGATGATCGCCAAGAAATTGCTAGTCATCATTCAGTAACCCACCTTTTGCATGCGGCCCTTAGAAAAGTTTTAGGAAGTCATGTTACCCAAGCCGGATCTCTTGTTGAAGCAAACCGACTGCGATTTGACTTTTCGAATCCAAAACCGCTATCAGACGATGAGATTCAGCATGTCGAGGCTCTTGTGAATCGTGAAATAGCGCAAGGCTATAACGTTTCGCCAGAAGAAATGAGTTTTGATGAAGCCCTTAAACGCGGCGCGCTTGCTCTGTTTGGCGAAAAGTATTCTGATCAAGTACGAGTTGTTTCGTTGGGTAGTTTCTCGATGGAACTCTGCGGAGGTACACACGTGAGTAACACCGCTCTCATTCGCGCCTTCCGAATTGTTCAAGAAACAGGAGTCAGCAGTGGTATCCGCAGAATTGAAGCAGTAGCCGGTGAAACGGCTGTTAGGCTGCTGCTTGCCCAATCTCGCGATTATGACTTGAGCCGAAAATTGGCAGGACTAGAACCCTTCAGTATTGAGGCTCATGCATCCTCTGAAAAGTTAGCTAGCAAATCCCAAAGTGATCTCTCTGACTGGGTTACACAGCAGCAATCAAAATTGAAAGTTCTCGACAAGCAAATCCAGTCCGCGAGATTGAGCTCGCTTGACCCGCGAGGATTTTCAAAAGATGCGTTCTTATGGGCGAGCGTTAATGTGGTGCCTGCACTTGTTGAATCGGACGATCGTAATCTTTTAAAGGCGCTCACTGATAGAATCCGTGACGTTAACGCAGCAAATACTATTGTTCTTGTTATCGGTCGTAGTGAAGGGCCAACCCAACCGGTTATCGTAGCTTTGACAAAAGATCTTACAAGTAAACTGAGCGCGGGCGAGTTGTTAAAGAAACTCACCCACAAATTTGGCGGCAAAGGGGGCGGACGACCCGACTTTGCTCAGGGAGCCATTGAAGACTCCGCGGGACTTCAAGCCCACCTAACCGAAGCTTTTAACTAAGTCTGCTGGACAAACTAAGCCAGAACGAGGCTAACGGCGAGCTTATTCACTGTCTGCATTGGATTTTGCAGCAGGAGTTCCTATGGTACATAGCAGTGCCGCCTATTTTTTATGCAATTCTTTAGTGTCGCCGTGTTTATTTGTAACAGAATGAAGGCACACTCCGCCTGTAGCGTGTCACTTGTTATGAAAACAAGAAGTCCTGGCCTGGTTTCTGGTAAAACCTCAGAACAGTTGAAGACAGAATCAAACTCTCTTAGCTGGTTACAACGGTAAACATGCTTTCAACCGTTAAGAAGCTTTGTGACAAAAAAAACTCTAGTGCTTAGCTTTTGTCTCAGTGTTAGAGTTGTCTTCGCTAAAGATTCTGGGGGAGCTGAAATAAGATCATGATGACTTTTTCTGAAAAACCAACACAAACGCCGAATCCAAGATTTGCCAGGCTCTCGAGCCCGATAACCACATTTTTTCTGACATTTTTTGTGGTTGCGCTCGGGGGACCCGCAAAAACAGCAGATGCCCCTATCCCTAAGAAGGCTCAAGAAATTTTGGATAGCCTCCCTGGTAAAAAGATAACCCTCGATTTCGTACTCATGCGGGCGATCCAAACTTCGGAGTCGTTTAGGCAAGTTGCCTCTCAAATTTTAACGACAAAGGTGGGTGAACTTCAGGCCTCTGCACTTCTCGATACCCAGTTTGAGATTGGCGCTTCGAAGCTTCTTAACCAGAATGAACCAACTAGCCCCTTCGCCCCAAATCGCATCGAAGGGTACCTGCTTGACGTTTCGGCCAAAAAGTATTTCCAAAGCGGCACGGCCGTTTCTGTGGGCGTGTCGCATGGCCACACAGCCATGTTGTTTCCTAATCCTTCAATTAGACTTGATCCATTTTACGAGTCTCGAATTACGTTGGGGCTATCCCAGTCTCTATGGAAAGACTTTTTTGGACTCGCGACGAGGGCCCAGCTCGAGGCAGCTGAACTGCAAACGAAGGCTGCCGTATGGCAGCTGATTACTTCTATTGAAGACTGGGCGTTTAGACTCTCTCAAGTGTTCTATCAAGCTTGGCTTTCTAAACAACAAGTTCTCACGGCGCGAGAGAACGTCACGAGGAGAAAGCGTCTTGTTGAAATCAACAGAATCAAACTCAATCGTGGTACCTCAGAAAAGCCTGAGGCTTTGCAGATTGAGTCGGCCTATTTGAAGTCCCAGACCGACGCTGAAAACGCTGAGCAGATGCTCGGCGATGTTTGGCGAAATCTTGTCATTTCTTTGAAACTTCCCGACGAACTTGTTAAAATTGATCCCACTCTCACGCCAATCGTTCTTGATGAACCGTATGACATGGCCCGATCCGTTTGCGAGTCCATCAATAGGGGGGAAATCAAGCCCGAAAGTAGCGCAAAAGTTCTGGCGGCGATTAAGCAATATGAATCTGCGGTACTTACGCAAAAAGCGGCTCGTAACTTTGCGAACCCCGACTTAAAAGTCTCTGGCCAATATATCGTTAACGGAGTCGACGGCTCTGTTCAGCCGTCAGTTGAGGACACAACGGCAGCAAGATATCCCCACTGGGTAGTGGGTCTGCGGCTATCTATGCCTTTGGGATTTTGGGCCGAAGAGGCCAATTTGCGACAAGCAACTGCCCAAAGAATTCGAAGTGAGGCCATGAAAAATCAGGCTCTCGAGCAGTTCACCATTGACGGACTCAACCTTTGCTCGGATTTAAGTCGATCAAAAGTTGCCATGGAGCGAGCTGAACGAGCCAACAACAATCAAAACTCACGGGCTGTGTTAGAAGAAAGCCGTTTTCGCTTGGGGAGAATCAACACGCTTCAAGTAATTCAAGCCGGAGACGAGTCCGCCTTTGCACAACTTGATTATCACAGGTCGCAAGTAGACTTCCGAATCGCTGCTTGGAAGGTGCTACTACTTACCCAGAACTTCAAAAAACATCTCGAACATTTAATCGGTCAGAAGTTTGAAAACGAAGAGGATTTCAAAAGCTTTTATGAAAGCTCGTCGTACAACTAAGAATATTCTGCCTTCTCTGAGAGAGGAATTTGTCACATGCGTGGTTTAGTGGAATTCTTTTTAAAACAAACTATTTTTGCCGATGTCTTGGCTTTTTTTATATTAGTTGTAGGTGTCCTTTCTGTTTTCGAAATTAAGCGGGAAGTTTTTCCAAACGTGAATTTCGATATCATAACGGTAACTACAATTTTCCCTGGAGCGTCCGCCGAAGAGACAGAGAAAATGATTATATCTCCGCTTGAACGTGATCTTAAAGAAGTCGACGGAATAAAAAAAATGACATCGGTCACCGGAGAGAGCCGTGGCTATATTGTCCTTCAATTAGACCCTGATCAAACAACTGAGCGCAAAGCGAAGTCTGACATTCAAGATGTGGTCGATCAATTTGACTTTCCTGCAGAAGCTGAAGATCCGGTCGTCACTTCTGTTGAGAGTAAGAACACTCCTATCATCGAAATTACCGTTGCAGGTGACTTGCCAGAATTAGAGCTCCGAACCGTCGCGAAAGAGGTTGAAAACGAAATTGAACGCATTGCCGGCGTGGCTAAAGTTGTACCAAAGGGAATGCGTGATCTAGAAATCCGCGTCGAGGCCTCGCCCACTCTTTTGTCGCGCTTCCGAGTTTCTTTAGATGAAGTTGTGCGAGCCCTCAGCCTTCACAATAAAAACATTCCTGGTGGTACAATCGAGGCTTCTAAGAATCCCGATTCACCCGACAGAGAAAAGCTTGTCAGAACTATTGGTGAATTCGAAAACGAAGAAGACATATTAAAAACTGTGATTCGGGCCAATGATTTGGGTCAGGTAATCCAAGTAAAAGACTTAGCAACTGCTCGTTTGCAGCTTGCAAAAGCAAATACACTTAACGGGACTGATGGCTATCCTTCTATCAATTTGACGGTGCTAAAGAAGGAGCGCGCTGATGTCATTGAGATGGTTGAAAAGGTTAAGGTTAAAGTTGCAGAGATCCAGGAGCGACTAAAAGACCGCGGCGTTAAGTTGGCTTATGTAAATGACTTTTCGATGTATGTGAAGCGGCGGCTAGGAGTGCTTAGCAGTAA
The Bdellovibrionales bacterium CG10_big_fil_rev_8_21_14_0_10_45_34 genome window above contains:
- a CDS encoding alanine--tRNA ligase, with translation MKDLMKSQEVRSRFLDYFKKHSHEVVRSSSLIPVGDETLLFNNAGMNQFKGVFLGTERPSYSRAVSSQKCVRAGGKHNDLDNVGFTARHHTFFEMLGNFSFGDYFKKEAIHFAWEFLTKELGISKDHLYVTVFEDDDEAANIWMNQEKLPASKISRFGEKDNFWRMGDTGPCGPCSEIFFDHGPEYGCQKKECAVGCDCDRFVEIWNLVFMQFNETSEGLQPLPNPSIDTGAGLERLSAVMQGTPVNYNTDLFLPMILEASHLAKVEYGFDKETQSCVSKFVKSSNLDKKLTSLKAATAETDACFRVVADHVRSTSFLMADGVIPSNEGRGYVLRRILRRAVRYSQKLTTEKSLIVPLAQLLIDQMSVAYPELAKRKETILKTLESEEERFLSTLHQGTEILERKISDLKNKGRGSLDGATAFQLYDTFGFPIDLTALMLKEKGMGLNEDEFNKVFEENRKKSQKSWKGAALSDNKLAIAQWASSFSKTQFLGYQSLDAEGEILGLFSQGSSDEVAPSAGESVFVIFDKTPFYAEGGGQIGDTGYLLKDKKIVAEIIDCQKFDDRFVHEVSHLKTTLKKNEAYELQVKNDDRQEIASHHSVTHLLHAALRKVLGSHVTQAGSLVEANRLRFDFSNPKPLSDDEIQHVEALVNREIAQGYNVSPEEMSFDEALKRGALALFGEKYSDQVRVVSLGSFSMELCGGTHVSNTALIRAFRIVQETGVSSGIRRIEAVAGETAVRLLLAQSRDYDLSRKLAGLEPFSIEAHASSEKLASKSQSDLSDWVTQQQSKLKVLDKQIQSARLSSLDPRGFSKDAFLWASVNVVPALVESDDRNLLKALTDRIRDVNAANTIVLVIGRSEGPTQPVIVALTKDLTSKLSAGELLKKLTHKFGGKGGGRPDFAQGAIEDSAGLQAHLTEAFN